Proteins from a genomic interval of Papaver somniferum cultivar HN1 chromosome 4, ASM357369v1, whole genome shotgun sequence:
- the LOC113276061 gene encoding DDT domain-containing protein DDR4-like encodes MEEEAETAVETPISPQPQQRSLEEEDDDEKQINTPNEKNNNHSSNSHYSVRKERLQRACTARSASRLYPTATPAVDKKAIAQAKKERIEQQQEQRECSKIITPLVNSPSPSQIPRWNLRSMWELASLLNFLHVFRPLLNITIEITAEELETALIMSSSALDDIHIPLLKAIPPVTRMAMGRATWVTALCRKLRDWWHWVADGELPIVASQGAEIEAYKMLDPATRVVILKALCDIRVEQEDIRNYIDDSVKRGIHLSVFRKERIGGDSRGTSYWYEDDPVIGHRLYREVRKIEVKKVKATKGRFQSIPTVHCQWETVATNFDEFVDVSEKLFSSKNRTEIAVGKKLKNDMLPEIEKIHKRKERLLKKQQREAILLDNCVGADGLGPGRALRDRKPVTYTFDDFDRSINEAIKVTKRKQPSPEPVVKKESVAKPEPSTNGRSNGPSSTPRHASYDETSPISTDYDENDEDNQSGPLDRGNRRRQRPQRYSAREFVEAVSDNEDFDSDDDIVGEAIYDEEYLRSRKQRKVSSSSEGDEEYHWDEENVDDEEEEEEEESPSSTDSEEPNRPRKSQNRNSSRNRTRKLRSVDELQSGLRRSRRSTRNRINYRQIEMSESEADSAKLEKSIPEVHSDASNSEEYSNGIQHSQEGENKDEQETKVDQPVEAFDEMNIDQQQQQPVQDYKDPTPAFQETHAAVLEIDGVGKRRFLDLNELAPGTGFDDSPKAFMRDEDKYF; translated from the exons atggaagaagaagcCGAAACCGCAGTTGAAACTCCGATCTCTCCTCAGCCACAACAAAGatctttagaagaagaagatgacgatgAGAAACAAATTAACACTCCCAATGAAAAGAACAACAATCACAGCAGCAATAGCCATTACAGTGTAAGGAAAGAGAGATTACAAAGAGCATGTACAGCACGTTCAGCATCAAGACTATATCCAACTGCAACACCAGCAGTAGATAAAAAAGCTATTGCTCaagcaaagaaagaaagaattgaACAACAACAGGAGCAAAGAGAATGTAGTAAAATTATTACCCCATTAGTTAATTCACCATCACCTTCACAAATACCTAGATGGAATCTTCGCTCTATGTGGGAATTAGCTTCTCTTCTTAACTTTCTACAT gtgtttaggCCGCTACTGAACATTACTATTGAGATTACTGCGGAAGAGCTTGAAACTGCACTCATTATGTCTAGTAGTGCTTTGGATGATATTCACATACCGTTGCTAAAG GCAATCCCTCCTGTTACTCGGATGGCCATGGGGCGTGCCACTTGGGTTACGGCATTATGCAGAAAGTTAAGGGACTGGTGGCATTGG GTTGCAGATGGGGAATTACCAATTGTTGCATCACAAGG GGCGGAAATCGAAGCATATAAGATGCTTGATCCTGCAACTCGAGTAGTGATTCTGAAAGCGCTATGTGATATACGTGTTgag CAAGAAGATATCAGAAACTATATTGATGATAGTGTGAAACGTGGCATACACCTTTCAGTATTTCGTAAAGAGCGTATAGGTGGTGATTCACGAGGAACTTCATATTG GTATGAGGATGATCCTGTAATAGGTCACCGATTATACAGGGAAGTTAGAAAAATTGAGGTAAAGAAAGTCAAGGCAACAAAAGGGCGGTTTCAGTCAATTCCCACTGTGCATTGCCAATGGGAAACAGTTGCCACCAATTTTGATGAATTCGTAGATGTTTCT GAGAAGCTTTTCTCTAGTAAAAACAGAACAGAGATTGCTGTAGGAAAGAAGTTAAAAAATGACATGCTTCCAGAGATTGAGAAGATTCACAAG AGGAAAGAGAGATTGCTGAAAAAGCAGCAGAGAGAGGCTATCCTTCTTGACAACTGTGTGGGTGCAGATGGCCTTGGCCCAGGACGCGCCCTTCGTGACCGAAAACCAGTGACATATACTTTTG ATGATTTTGATCGGTCCATCAATGAGGCTATAAAAGTAACCAA GCGAAAACAACCCTCTCCAGAACCCGTCGTCAAAAAAGAATCAGTTGCAAAGCCTGAGCCATCTACCAACGGTAGATCGAATGGTCCCTCCAGTACCCCTCGGCATGCCTCCTATGATGAGACGTCTCCAATTTCAACAgattatgatgaaaatgatgaagacAACCAATCTGGACCTCTAGACCGGGG GAACCGGCGAAGGCAGAGACCTCAGAGATATTCAGCTAGAGAGTTTGTTGAAGCTGTTTCAGATAACGAagacttcgacagtgatgatgataTTGTTGGAGAAGCAATTTATGATGAAGAATATCTGAGGAGTCGCAAACAGAGAAAGGTTTCCAGTAGCTCTGAAGGAGATGAGGAGTATCATTGGGATGAAGAAAATGTGGATGacgaggaagaagaggaagaggaagaatctCCAAGCAGTACTGATTCAGAGGAGCCAAATAGGCCTAGAAAGTCACAGAATCGCAATAGCAGCAGGAACAGAACCAGGAAACTGCGATCTGTTGATGAGCTGCAGTCGGGGCTGAGGAGGAGCAGAAGGTCCACCAGGAATCGAATAAATTATCGGCAAATTGAAATGTCTGAATCTGAAGCTGATTCTGCAAAACTGGAAAAGTCAATACCAGAGGTGCACTCAGATGCCAGTAATAGTGAGGAATACTCAAACGGAATTCAGCATTCCCAAGAAGGTGAAAACAAGGATGAACAAGAAACAAAAGTTGATCAACCGGTTGAAGCTTTCGACGAAATGAACATtgatcaacagcaacaacaaccagTTCAGGACTATAAAGATCCTACTCCGGCATTTCAGGAAACACACGCTGCAGTTCTAGAAATTGACGGTGTTGGGAAAAGGCGATTTCTGGACCTAAATGAGCTTGCCCCTGGTACAGGTTTTGATGATAGTCCTAAAGCATTTATGAGAGATGAAGATAAATACTTCTAG